The sequence below is a genomic window from Nevskiales bacterium.
CGCGATCAATGCGCCGCTGCAAGGCTCGGCGGCAGACCTGATCAAGAAGGCGATGGTGGAACTGCAGGCCTGGCTGTCGGCCGAGCATCCCGAACTGCGCATGATCATGCAGGTGCACGACGAGCTGGTGTTCGAGGGGCCGCAAGAGACGCTGCGCAAGGCTGCCCGGGCCATCGCCGAGCGCATGTGCACCGCCGCGCGCCTGGCGGTGCCGCTGCAGGCCGACTACGGCATCGGCCCGAACTGGGATGCCGCCCACGAAGGCACCGATTTTGTCCGGCTGCCCGGCTAACCAATTGAAATTAAACGATCGGAACTTTTTTGCGGGCGCCGGGTCATAGCCTGCGGACGCCGCAACAGCGTCCACTGGTCCGCCCCTCCTCCCTGGGCGGACGAGCCATCCGGTATCCCTAAACCGGAACAGGTTCCCCGGCGGGTCCCCCCCGACCCACCGGGGTCTTTTTTATGCGTGGCGCCTAGGGGACTCTGCGGGTTATAGCGGCTCGTCATTCCGGCACAAGCCGGAATCCAGCGACTTTCAAGGTCCAGGATCCCGGCTTGCGCCGGGGTGACGGAATGAATCAGAACTTTCTAAGCCGTTGTAAGCCCGAGCCATTCGAGCAGCCGGGCGCGCGCATCCTCCACGCCCTGGCCGTCGAGGGCGGAGAACAGCTGGGCACTGACCTGGGCGGGCAGCTGCGCGCGCACCGCGGCCAGCTGTTTCTGCGCTGCGCTGCGGCTGAGCTTGTCGGCCTTGCTCAGCAGGATGTGGCAGGGCAGGCCGATCGCGGCGCTCCAGTCCAGCATCTGCCGGTCGAAGTACGTCAGCGGATGGCGCGCATCCATCACCAGCAGGATGCCGCGCAGGCTGCGGCGCGCGCGCAGATAACCCTCGATCATGCCGGCCCACTGGCGCCTGACCTCGGGCGGCACCTGCGCAAAACCATAACCCGGCAGGTCGGCCAGGCGGCCGTGGGTGCCCAGGGCGAAGAAGTTGATCAGCTGCGTGCGTCCGGGCGTCTTGCTCACGCGCGCCAGCTGGCGGCGCTGGGTGAGGGCATTGAGCGCGCTGGACTTGCCGGCATTGGAACGGCCGGCGATCGCGACCTCGGGGCCGGACTCGGGCGGCCAGCCGCGCGCATCGGCGGCGCTGGTCAGGAATTCGGCCTGGGCGAGGGCGGTATGCATGGTTTTGCGGGCAGCGGCGGGGACGTTGCGAGCTGT
It includes:
- the yihA gene encoding ribosome biogenesis GTP-binding protein YihA/YsxC, which encodes MHTALAQAEFLTSAADARGWPPESGPEVAIAGRSNAGKSSALNALTQRRQLARVSKTPGRTQLINFFALGTHGRLADLPGYGFAQVPPEVRRQWAGMIEGYLRARRSLRGILLVMDARHPLTYFDRQMLDWSAAIGLPCHILLSKADKLSRSAAQKQLAAVRAQLPAQVSAQLFSALDGQGVEDARARLLEWLGLTTA